Proteins encoded by one window of Actinocorallia herbida:
- a CDS encoding FG-GAP repeat domain-containing protein, whose protein sequence is MGDFNGDGRVDIVAGHPGLATKGRKKAGGVLVLNGANRLGKQWRTITRDTAGVPGRSRSGERFGAEIVSGDFDRDGFADLAVGTAGAVVVLHGSKKGLTGKRAKEILPGFSARQDGPGSAQGAPDTARFGTVMSSGDYNGDGYADLAVRSDRGRSGVLVLKGGKKGLTTKGAVRLTNGLKRFGTFLASGDVTGDGRADLVASQATPDGSATPPSAVYDQPFTLLPGSARGPRTATETRWSVPTKRALRFVLGDLDGDRRADLVRTQDAGTEDEQGFTTQLSDGRGFAAPKATVTGQDAPASGVFAIGDFTGDGRGELLASLWSFHSYVALYPGTDEGVGPRSGAYGGESEAVGYGEHLALPNVAGDRRADVLFTSTDGYGGTDLHLHTGGTATERVIRRATGGVESFTLLSP, encoded by the coding sequence GTGGGCGACTTCAACGGCGACGGAAGGGTCGACATCGTCGCGGGCCACCCCGGGCTCGCGACGAAGGGCCGGAAGAAGGCCGGGGGCGTGCTCGTCCTGAACGGGGCGAACAGGCTCGGCAAGCAGTGGCGGACCATCACGCGGGACACCGCGGGCGTGCCCGGCCGCTCCCGCTCCGGGGAGCGGTTCGGCGCGGAGATCGTCAGCGGCGACTTCGACCGCGACGGGTTCGCCGACCTCGCGGTCGGGACGGCGGGCGCGGTCGTCGTCCTCCACGGCTCGAAGAAGGGCCTGACGGGGAAGCGGGCCAAGGAGATCCTGCCGGGCTTCTCCGCCCGGCAGGACGGTCCGGGCAGCGCCCAGGGAGCCCCGGACACCGCAAGGTTCGGCACCGTCATGAGCTCCGGCGACTACAACGGGGACGGCTACGCCGACCTCGCCGTGCGCAGCGACCGGGGCAGGTCCGGCGTCCTGGTGCTCAAGGGCGGCAAGAAGGGTCTCACGACCAAGGGCGCGGTCCGCCTCACCAACGGGCTCAAGAGGTTCGGGACGTTCCTGGCCTCCGGCGACGTGACCGGCGACGGCCGCGCGGACCTCGTCGCCTCCCAGGCCACCCCCGACGGCTCGGCCACCCCGCCGTCCGCCGTCTATGACCAGCCGTTCACGCTGCTGCCGGGCTCCGCCCGCGGGCCGCGGACCGCCACCGAGACGCGCTGGTCCGTGCCGACCAAGCGCGCGCTGCGGTTCGTCCTGGGCGACCTCGACGGCGACCGCCGCGCCGACCTCGTCCGGACCCAGGACGCCGGGACCGAGGACGAGCAGGGGTTCACGACCCAGTTGAGCGACGGCCGGGGCTTCGCCGCTCCGAAGGCGACCGTGACGGGCCAGGACGCGCCCGCGTCGGGCGTCTTCGCGATCGGCGACTTCACCGGCGACGGCAGGGGAGAACTCCTCGCCTCGCTGTGGTCCTTCCACTCGTACGTGGCCCTCTACCCGGGCACCGACGAGGGCGTCGGCCCGCGCAGCGGCGCCTACGGGGGCGAGTCCGAGGCGGTCGGCTACGGCGAGCACCTCGCGCTGCCGAACGTCGCCGGGGATCGCCGCGCCGACGTGCTGTTCACCTCGACCGACGGCTACGGCGGCACCGACCTCCACCTGCACACGGGCGGGACCGCCACCGAGAGGGTGATCCGAAGGGCCACCGGCGGCGTCGAGAGCTTCACCCTTCTCAGCCCCTGA
- a CDS encoding Hsp20/alpha crystallin family protein: MSTVSLWRRDPFAEFDAVVRQAFGPAFAQAPAAAQRRAFVPSAEVTRDGQDAVVAVEVPGLDAAKDVAVEVERGRLIVRGERRDETGGDRGRREIRYGSFRREFVLPEHVTADAVSAVYDAGVLRVRVADAFAEARPGRVAITVGTAAPVEAAVSAAPAEVEAEVEAPKEA, translated from the coding sequence ATGAGCACTGTTTCCCTGTGGCGGCGCGACCCCTTCGCCGAGTTCGACGCCGTGGTCCGGCAGGCTTTCGGCCCCGCGTTCGCGCAGGCGCCGGCGGCCGCGCAGCGGCGGGCGTTCGTGCCGAGCGCCGAGGTGACCCGGGACGGCCAGGACGCCGTCGTGGCCGTCGAGGTGCCCGGTCTGGACGCGGCCAAGGACGTCGCGGTCGAGGTCGAGCGCGGCAGGCTGATCGTGCGCGGCGAGCGCCGTGACGAGACCGGTGGCGACCGCGGCCGCCGCGAGATCCGGTACGGCTCGTTCCGTCGCGAGTTCGTGCTCCCCGAGCACGTCACCGCCGACGCGGTGAGCGCCGTGTACGACGCGGGAGTGCTGCGCGTAAGGGTGGCCGACGCCTTCGCCGAGGCCCGCCCCGGTCGCGTCGCCATCACGGTCGGCACCGCCGCGCCCGTCGAGGCGGCGGTGAGCGCGGCGCCGGCCGAGGTGGAGGCCGAGGTCGAGGCCCCCAAGGAGGCCTGA
- a CDS encoding GMC oxidoreductase, producing MLGAAAVLGRAVPAAAAPPPAPIASGSHVPALIIGSGYGGSVAALRLAQAGIDVHIIEMGQAWDTPGSDGKIFANTKSPDVRSFWLRTKTKQPVSSFLGFPIDKDVPKYTGILDAEDFSGITVYQGRGVGGGSLVNGGMAVTPPRARFGGVLPSVDANEMYDTYYPRARAGLGVTDIDQSWWETADCYKYARVGRKHAQRSNFDHVFVSNVYDFDYMKAEQAGTVPKSALDAEVIYGNNAGKKSLQKTYLPAAKATNRVAISPLHKVTSVTPRAAGGYTISIEQLNTAGDVVATKTVSADRVFFAAGSVGTSKLLVKLKATGALPNLNNEVGKGWGDNGNVMCGRANHMWDPTGSVQSSIPTTGIDNWAAGGAFAEVAPLPTGIETYASLYLSITNTPNRAEFSYNASTGGVDLSWQKAWKQTSIDMAKTIFNKINSKEGTIYRTDLFGGTKQWQDGLTYHPLGGAVLNKATDNYGRLHGYSGLYVMDGSLIPGNTSVNPFVTITALAERNIENIITTGL from the coding sequence ATGTTGGGTGCCGCGGCGGTGCTCGGCAGGGCGGTCCCCGCCGCTGCCGCGCCCCCGCCCGCGCCCATCGCGTCGGGCTCCCACGTCCCCGCGCTGATCATCGGCAGCGGATACGGCGGCTCCGTCGCGGCCCTGCGCCTCGCGCAGGCGGGCATCGACGTCCACATCATCGAGATGGGTCAGGCCTGGGACACCCCCGGATCCGACGGCAAGATCTTCGCCAACACCAAGAGCCCGGACGTCCGGTCCTTCTGGCTGCGCACGAAGACCAAGCAGCCGGTGTCCAGCTTCCTCGGGTTCCCGATCGACAAGGACGTCCCGAAGTACACCGGCATCCTCGACGCCGAGGACTTCAGCGGCATCACCGTGTACCAGGGCCGCGGCGTCGGCGGCGGCTCGCTGGTCAACGGCGGCATGGCGGTCACCCCGCCGCGCGCCCGCTTCGGGGGCGTCCTGCCCTCGGTCGACGCCAACGAGATGTACGACACCTACTACCCGCGCGCCCGCGCCGGGCTGGGCGTCACCGACATCGACCAGTCCTGGTGGGAGACCGCCGACTGCTACAAGTACGCCCGCGTCGGCCGCAAGCACGCCCAGCGGTCCAACTTCGACCACGTCTTCGTCTCGAACGTCTACGACTTCGACTACATGAAGGCCGAGCAGGCCGGGACGGTGCCGAAGTCGGCGCTCGACGCCGAGGTCATCTACGGCAACAACGCCGGCAAGAAGAGCCTCCAGAAGACCTACCTTCCGGCGGCCAAGGCGACCAACCGCGTGGCGATCTCGCCGCTGCACAAGGTCACCTCGGTGACGCCGCGCGCGGCGGGCGGCTACACGATCTCGATCGAGCAGCTGAACACCGCGGGCGACGTCGTGGCCACCAAGACGGTGAGCGCGGACCGCGTCTTCTTCGCCGCGGGCAGCGTCGGCACGAGCAAGCTCCTGGTGAAGCTGAAGGCGACCGGCGCGCTGCCGAACCTCAACAACGAGGTCGGCAAGGGCTGGGGCGACAACGGCAACGTCATGTGCGGCCGCGCCAACCACATGTGGGACCCGACCGGCTCGGTCCAGTCGTCCATCCCGACGACCGGCATCGACAACTGGGCCGCGGGCGGCGCCTTCGCCGAGGTCGCGCCGCTGCCGACGGGCATCGAGACCTACGCCTCGCTCTACCTGTCGATCACCAACACGCCGAACCGCGCCGAGTTCTCCTACAACGCCTCGACGGGCGGCGTGGACCTCAGCTGGCAGAAGGCGTGGAAGCAGACGTCGATCGACATGGCCAAGACCATCTTCAACAAGATCAACTCGAAGGAGGGGACGATCTACCGGACCGACCTCTTCGGCGGGACCAAGCAGTGGCAGGACGGCCTCACCTACCACCCCCTGGGCGGCGCCGTGCTGAACAAGGCGACCGACAACTACGGACGGCTCCACGGCTACAGCGGTCTCTACGTGATGGACGGTTCGCTGATCCCCGGCAACACCAGCGTGAACCCGTTCGTCACCATCACCGCGCTCGCCGAGCGCAACATCGAGAACATCATCACCACCGGGCTGTAG
- a CDS encoding phage holin family protein, translated as MTEADPENQPVPQPRREAPPQAVTAEPVADRRVAGGPAQERPAYDQPAYDQPAYEGRQQPAPPRPEQPAYDRPHDQPYDRSAYERQPAGQGYAAEEPRTERVIPGRRADTAPPAPERYGTRPDHAEEAADRDRREAAGRIEDAGNSLQSSVGRLFQQASEEMARMVRAEVRSAAAEAANAREAAITEQRGKLTAAGVAGALGAAALVVALIAVLALFVPLWAASMGVGVVLVAAAAALGRKDARETSRTGRETPKDAKALRAPRTAQAAPTREDIPAPQYARR; from the coding sequence ATGACAGAGGCCGATCCCGAGAATCAGCCCGTTCCGCAGCCGCGCCGCGAGGCGCCTCCCCAGGCCGTCACCGCGGAGCCCGTGGCCGACCGCCGCGTGGCCGGTGGCCCCGCCCAAGAGCGGCCCGCTTACGACCAGCCCGCTTACGACCAGCCCGCCTACGAGGGCCGGCAGCAGCCCGCGCCGCCCCGTCCGGAGCAGCCCGCCTACGACCGGCCTCATGACCAGCCCTACGACCGGTCCGCCTACGAGCGGCAGCCCGCCGGGCAGGGGTACGCCGCCGAGGAGCCCCGCACCGAGCGGGTGATCCCGGGTCGTCGTGCGGACACCGCGCCCCCCGCCCCCGAACGGTACGGCACCCGGCCGGACCATGCCGAGGAAGCCGCGGACCGCGACCGCCGCGAGGCGGCCGGCCGGATCGAGGACGCGGGGAACTCACTCCAGAGCAGCGTGGGCCGCCTGTTCCAGCAGGCGAGCGAGGAGATGGCGCGCATGGTGCGCGCGGAGGTCCGCAGTGCCGCCGCCGAGGCCGCGAACGCGCGCGAGGCGGCGATCACCGAGCAGCGCGGCAAGCTGACCGCGGCCGGTGTCGCGGGGGCCCTCGGCGCCGCCGCGCTCGTGGTGGCCCTCATCGCGGTGCTCGCGCTCTTCGTGCCGCTATGGGCGGCGTCCATGGGCGTCGGCGTGGTGCTCGTCGCCGCCGCCGCGGCGCTCGGCCGCAAGGACGCCAGGGAGACGTCGCGGACCGGCCGGGAGACGCCGAAGGACGCCAAGGCCCTGCGGGCGCCGCGCACCGCGCAGGCGGCGCCGACCCGCGAGGACATCCCGGCTCCGCAGTACGCGCGGCGCTGA
- a CDS encoding carboxymuconolactone decarboxylase family protein translates to MNIDIPEGKDPILYVWGELVPGIGAAASAFSLSVYEHTTLGLREFEAARLRVAQINGCVFCLDWRTERDGEKVEDAFLDEVANWRTAKGFDDRTRLAAEYAERYCTDHHGLDEEFWARMSAHYSQVEVVELSMSIGSWLAFGRLNHVLGLDAMCMLPRID, encoded by the coding sequence GTGAACATCGACATCCCGGAGGGCAAGGACCCCATCCTCTACGTGTGGGGCGAGTTGGTGCCGGGCATCGGGGCCGCCGCGTCGGCGTTCTCGCTCTCGGTGTACGAGCACACCACCCTCGGCCTGCGCGAGTTCGAGGCGGCCCGGCTGCGCGTCGCGCAGATCAACGGGTGCGTCTTCTGCCTGGACTGGCGTACCGAGCGGGACGGCGAGAAGGTCGAGGACGCGTTCCTCGACGAGGTCGCGAACTGGCGGACCGCCAAGGGCTTCGACGACCGCACCAGGCTCGCCGCCGAGTACGCCGAGCGGTACTGCACCGACCACCACGGCCTCGACGAGGAGTTCTGGGCGCGGATGTCCGCGCACTACTCCCAGGTGGAGGTGGTGGAGCTGAGCATGAGCATCGGCTCGTGGCTGGCGTTCGGGCGGCTCAACCACGTGCTCGGCCTCGACGCGATGTGCATGCTGCCGCGCATCGACTGA
- a CDS encoding dihydrodipicolinate reductase, with protein MISTIVWGTGNVGRAAIRAVAAHPELELSAVVVHNAEKVGRDAGDLCGLERSLGVAATADIDAVLAARPGAVVYAASGDIRPDDALNDICRAIASGAVVVTPSLYALYDQRNAPAEMREQVLAAVAEGGGSLFVSGVDPGWGNDVLPVIISGLGSVVDVVRCQEIFDYTTYDQEDSVRYLVGMGQPMDYEPPMLAPTVPTMVWGGQVRLIARALGVELDEVRETLDRRALDETVTTKLMGDFEAGTQGAVRFEVQGIVDGEPKIVIEHVTRIHAACAPDWPVPPSGDGAHRVIIEGSPHIEVSVEAHDEGGNRSAGGNATAVGRLVNAIDWLVANEPGLYDALDVPLRGAVGKLGRKPA; from the coding sequence ATGATCTCCACGATTGTCTGGGGCACCGGCAATGTCGGCCGGGCCGCGATCCGGGCCGTTGCGGCCCATCCGGAACTTGAGCTGAGCGCCGTCGTCGTGCACAACGCGGAGAAGGTCGGGCGCGACGCGGGCGACCTGTGCGGGCTCGAACGATCTCTCGGCGTCGCGGCGACCGCCGACATCGACGCCGTGCTCGCCGCACGGCCCGGCGCCGTCGTCTACGCCGCGTCCGGGGACATCCGCCCCGACGACGCGCTCAATGACATCTGCCGCGCGATCGCGTCCGGCGCGGTGGTCGTGACCCCGTCCCTCTACGCGCTGTACGACCAGCGCAACGCCCCCGCCGAGATGCGCGAGCAGGTGCTCGCCGCGGTCGCCGAAGGCGGCGGGTCCCTGTTCGTCTCCGGCGTCGACCCCGGCTGGGGCAACGACGTGCTACCGGTCATCATCAGCGGGCTCGGCTCGGTCGTCGACGTCGTCCGGTGCCAGGAGATCTTCGACTACACCACCTACGACCAGGAGGACTCCGTCCGCTACCTGGTCGGCATGGGCCAGCCCATGGACTACGAGCCGCCGATGCTCGCGCCGACCGTGCCGACCATGGTGTGGGGCGGGCAGGTCAGGCTCATCGCGCGGGCCCTCGGCGTCGAACTCGACGAGGTGCGCGAGACCCTCGACCGCCGCGCGCTGGACGAGACGGTCACCACCAAGCTCATGGGCGACTTCGAGGCGGGCACGCAGGGCGCCGTCCGCTTCGAGGTGCAGGGCATCGTGGACGGCGAGCCGAAGATCGTCATCGAGCACGTCACCCGCATCCACGCGGCGTGCGCGCCCGACTGGCCCGTGCCCCCGTCGGGCGACGGGGCCCACCGCGTCATCATCGAGGGCAGCCCGCACATCGAGGTCAGCGTCGAGGCCCACGACGAGGGCGGCAACCGGTCGGCGGGCGGCAACGCCACCGCGGTCGGCCGCCTGGTGAACGCGATCGACTGGCTCGTGGCGAACGAGCCCGGACTGTACGACGCCTTGGACGTCCCGCTGCGCGGCGCGGTGGGCAAGCTCGGAAGGAAGCCGGCGTGA
- a CDS encoding SGNH/GDSL hydrolase family protein encodes MRLLRLLLGTAAFGLAAGLATAPVHAASPEYVALGDSYSSGTGAGSYTNLLCTRSANAYPARYAVAHPGTAFKFVACGGATIPDVVANQLSALGSGTTHVTISIGGNDAGFGSTMLSCQYGTTATCRGALEEGTEFVQSELPGELDTLYAQIRTRAPQAEVVVVGYPRLYKQGGLCAGGLSAAKRDLINTAADGLTAVLAARAAAAGFTFADARPGFAGHEICTSTAWIDSGNIHPTATGHAQGYLPVVTAALGG; translated from the coding sequence ATGCGCCTCCTGCGCCTGCTGCTCGGCACCGCGGCCTTCGGCCTCGCCGCCGGGCTCGCCACCGCCCCCGTCCACGCCGCGTCGCCTGAGTACGTCGCACTCGGCGACTCCTATTCGTCCGGTACCGGCGCGGGGTCCTACACCAACCTGCTGTGCACCCGAAGCGCCAACGCCTACCCGGCCAGGTACGCCGTCGCGCACCCCGGCACCGCCTTCAAGTTCGTCGCCTGCGGCGGAGCCACCATCCCCGACGTCGTCGCGAACCAGCTCTCGGCCCTCGGCTCCGGCACCACGCACGTCACCATCAGCATCGGAGGCAACGACGCGGGCTTCGGCTCCACGATGCTGTCGTGCCAGTACGGCACCACCGCGACCTGCCGCGGCGCCCTGGAAGAGGGCACGGAGTTCGTCCAGAGCGAGCTGCCCGGTGAGCTCGACACCCTCTACGCGCAGATCCGCACCCGGGCCCCGCAGGCCGAGGTCGTCGTCGTGGGCTACCCGCGCCTCTACAAGCAGGGCGGCCTGTGCGCGGGCGGCCTCAGCGCGGCCAAGCGCGACCTCATCAACACCGCGGCCGACGGCCTCACCGCGGTCCTCGCCGCCCGCGCCGCGGCCGCCGGCTTCACCTTCGCCGACGCCCGCCCCGGCTTCGCCGGCCACGAGATCTGCACCTCCACCGCGTGGATCGACTCGGGCAACATCCACCCGACCGCCACCGGCCACGCGCAGGGCTACCTCCCGGTCGTCACCGCGGCCCTCGGCGGCTGA
- a CDS encoding tetratricopeptide repeat protein, whose protein sequence is MQLAFDDPAILRAELARGLGDLAAALARAGDRPREIIARRVLAGLLPPGLPLAGVLRDLAAAHAASGDLEEAVAVRGRAFRLLESLAAEDERRWPDVLADAEAYTELLAEADRPTDAAVVSRRVVRGLALLLADGREGLRPEYARSLRLWGDSLAGDDEYVEAADAVRQSAEQFRLLGDRYSAALSLARVSSLQALLDDLEGALDSSREALAEVQALAREDVDGDWRMTRCSAVQTVASRLSALDRPDEALEALLSVRDGFAGLYAEDTGIHHWYADYLEDLATACSAVGAESEALKTAEDLVHVYRDRNAGMPAEPDRELAYSLLRLVGLRRDAGDVGQAIQAAREAAGLFRDLGEDARYVHCLCLVSDHLALLDDSDDGLGAAEEAVEAARREGGRPLGEALVTLGNRLDDRDRADESFAAAAEAVDVLTELGGHADLLAPALHDRGSRARSLGMHDLALQSALDATALYQELYEEDLAHGLLLADALCLLGQIREAEESFEHAVTALDRAVSLLERISRPDLPRAATALAVALHDASRYHERIGGLEKALGLMRRAITLYGELSRDEPDRFRPLLAGAWRSLGIYLAKLGQTEEAFTAALFDVDLHREIGDLPNLAQALRALGLHHEALGRPAEAVGATRESLEVYEELHLLRGGAYFAAQTAVVSSRLAALVGAPEAVALRERAVALFTEAGEAVEAAAELMRLLRERSLAGLDVEPTIAAISAQGSAVGTVRHLNAVADELLDDGALEAADLLHTRAWALWEIHLLEVPDAPRVTAVALLETDAALRARLGLPDAAATAQAEALELLEPLLDAYAAEHLNALARVLSKLAGYLADADRPGDALPHQTRAAGLHEDIATRSPAHRPALATALSVLADLQSRTGAPEAARTRARAEALTAALTDE, encoded by the coding sequence GTGCAGCTCGCCTTCGACGATCCGGCGATCCTGCGCGCGGAGCTGGCGCGGGGCCTGGGCGACCTCGCCGCCGCGCTCGCGCGCGCGGGCGACCGGCCGCGGGAGATCATCGCCCGGCGCGTCCTGGCGGGCCTCCTTCCGCCCGGTCTTCCCCTGGCCGGGGTGCTGCGCGACCTCGCCGCCGCGCACGCCGCCTCGGGCGATCTGGAAGAGGCCGTCGCGGTGCGCGGGCGGGCCTTCCGGCTGCTGGAGTCGCTGGCGGCCGAGGACGAGCGGCGGTGGCCGGACGTGCTGGCCGACGCCGAGGCTTACACGGAACTGCTCGCCGAGGCGGACCGCCCGACCGACGCGGCGGTGGTGAGCCGCCGCGTCGTCCGCGGCCTCGCCCTGCTCCTCGCCGACGGCCGCGAAGGGCTCCGGCCGGAGTACGCGCGGAGCCTTCGCCTGTGGGGCGACAGCCTGGCCGGCGACGACGAGTACGTCGAGGCCGCCGACGCCGTCAGGCAGAGCGCCGAGCAGTTCCGCCTGCTCGGCGACCGCTACTCCGCCGCGCTCTCCCTCGCCCGGGTCAGCTCGCTCCAGGCCCTCCTCGACGATCTGGAAGGGGCGCTGGACAGCTCGCGGGAGGCGCTCGCCGAGGTCCAGGCACTGGCCCGGGAGGACGTCGACGGCGACTGGCGGATGACGCGCTGCTCCGCCGTCCAGACGGTGGCCTCCCGCCTGTCCGCCCTGGACCGCCCGGACGAGGCGCTGGAGGCGCTGCTGTCCGTGCGCGACGGTTTCGCCGGGCTGTACGCCGAGGACACCGGCATCCACCACTGGTACGCCGACTACCTGGAGGACCTCGCGACGGCCTGCTCCGCCGTCGGCGCGGAGTCCGAGGCGCTGAAGACCGCGGAAGACCTCGTGCACGTCTACCGGGACAGGAACGCGGGGATGCCTGCGGAGCCCGACAGGGAACTCGCCTATTCCCTGCTGAGGCTGGTCGGCCTGCGCCGGGACGCGGGGGACGTAGGGCAGGCCATCCAGGCCGCGCGGGAGGCCGCCGGGCTGTTCCGGGACCTCGGTGAGGACGCCCGGTACGTCCACTGCCTGTGCCTGGTGAGCGACCACCTCGCGCTGCTCGACGACTCCGACGACGGCCTGGGCGCCGCGGAGGAGGCCGTCGAAGCCGCCCGGCGCGAGGGCGGACGGCCGCTCGGCGAAGCCCTCGTGACGCTGGGCAACCGGCTGGACGACCGTGACAGGGCCGACGAGTCCTTCGCCGCCGCGGCCGAGGCCGTCGACGTGCTCACCGAGCTGGGCGGGCACGCCGACCTCCTCGCGCCCGCCCTGCACGACCGGGGGTCGCGCGCGCGGTCTCTCGGCATGCACGACCTCGCCCTCCAGTCCGCGCTGGACGCCACGGCGCTGTACCAGGAGCTGTACGAGGAGGACCTCGCCCACGGCCTCCTGCTCGCCGACGCCCTCTGCCTGCTCGGGCAGATCCGCGAGGCCGAGGAGTCCTTCGAGCACGCCGTCACCGCACTGGACCGGGCCGTCAGCCTTCTGGAGCGCATCAGCCGGCCCGATCTCCCCCGCGCGGCCACCGCGCTGGCCGTCGCGCTGCACGACGCGAGCCGCTACCACGAGCGGATAGGCGGCCTGGAGAAGGCGCTCGGGCTGATGCGGCGCGCCATCACGCTGTACGGCGAGCTGTCCCGGGACGAGCCCGACCGGTTCCGTCCGCTGCTCGCGGGCGCCTGGCGGTCGCTCGGCATCTATCTGGCGAAGCTCGGCCAGACCGAGGAGGCCTTCACCGCCGCGCTGTTCGACGTGGACCTGCACCGCGAGATCGGGGACCTGCCTAACCTCGCCCAGGCGCTGCGCGCCCTCGGCCTGCACCACGAGGCGCTGGGCAGGCCCGCGGAGGCCGTCGGGGCCACCCGTGAGTCGCTGGAGGTCTACGAGGAGCTGCACCTGCTGCGCGGCGGCGCCTACTTCGCCGCGCAGACCGCCGTGGTGTCGAGCCGCCTCGCGGCGCTCGTCGGCGCCCCGGAGGCGGTCGCGCTGCGGGAGCGGGCCGTGGCGCTGTTCACCGAGGCGGGAGAGGCGGTGGAGGCCGCCGCCGAGCTGATGCGGCTGCTGCGCGAGCGGAGCCTGGCCGGGCTCGACGTCGAGCCGACGATCGCGGCGATCTCCGCGCAAGGCAGCGCGGTCGGGACCGTGCGCCATCTCAACGCGGTCGCCGACGAACTGCTCGACGACGGCGCGCTGGAGGCCGCCGATCTCCTGCACACCCGGGCGTGGGCGCTGTGGGAGATCCACCTCCTGGAGGTGCCCGACGCGCCGCGCGTCACGGCGGTCGCCCTCCTGGAGACCGACGCGGCGCTGCGGGCCAGGCTCGGGCTCCCCGACGCCGCCGCGACGGCCCAGGCCGAGGCCCTGGAACTGCTGGAGCCGCTGCTCGACGCCTACGCGGCCGAGCACCTGAACGCGCTCGCCCGGGTGCTCAGCAAGCTCGCGGGCTACCTCGCCGACGCCGACCGCCCCGGCGACGCGCTCCCGCACCAGACCCGTGCGGCCGGCCTGCACGAGGACATCGCCACCCGCTCCCCCGCGCACCGCCCCGCCCTGGCCACCGCCCTGTCGGTCCTGGCCGACCTCCAGTCCCGCACCGGCGCGCCCGAGGCCGCCCGCACCCGGGCCCGCGCCGAAGCCCTGACCGCGGCCCTCACCGACGAGTGA